From the Apus apus isolate bApuApu2 chromosome 4, bApuApu2.pri.cur, whole genome shotgun sequence genome, one window contains:
- the C4H4orf54 gene encoding uncharacterized protein C4orf54 homolog — protein MDAPGQPPAGPEAGPEDAVAGRDPSPKAAIEEEKETTYVEIRGSPRSPEENRQPPELAPTGGAEGAAGPAAESGAGGTGDVGGSAGGEPPGGAAEPASSDPKGDRPVSPGAAGCGADSSPGSEDAAGSGEPPAARGCPESSSSSSCPSPVTKVGGFPAMGDPVSTEGKTSSSSFGYESEEDEDAGRKAAPPGAPPGTPPGGGRDEAHYISTQEIQLSEVDHDMDFDAGLAARWDFEDNNVIYSFVDYASFGSDETARDTPTEEENSCYLSTTTSDPNNQTDSIDNTSSTEIVSLTSEHDTPAGDKRASSGESRSKEPGRPGGSPAAQLLLSIKAASRAINESSNVHGKQNTIHAAKHESDMSLRVSAAPERDASFKTDTIRDPPKKFIAVPARLQTRCGACRAGEQSSGASSAVSELDDADKEVRNLTARAFRSLAYPYFDTLRPGSRASSASLPDNALGINRWSTYLDLKCGSLAPKAEPSLLRSGRSQTRALEFVVSKLDGEITHVEAPRRLRAGSRVVTLLDLGDGPQVRPPPEPPAAEGGGAGSSKKSRFASSLLKNIISKKMQLEHEFKMERGEITDTSYRGLGAGREPEPSCSRQRQREGGVQRQNSRHSEGGSDSTAATAEEAGEGGGGRSPASKASTPRERTRSLDRALSEELCEVKRSASDAIKATFLRSQNSAFRSWKEREAERKEERAPVGKLKLSPRHDWRADLGEISTGNSTKMSRLFVPAIQRTPQEKEPGKRATKCSTASSSSSPPAVKPKAPEIKISLGSLQQPRDAAFSIAQLLTPQIAGRPSEEGRSHQPKMHKAGDGHDKVPQFLVRDVRDSKHRAQGPLHQVRDVRKLIKSSYNCDSGDNSSDKGSAGSDQEQKPRQQLVIAGVPRSLSPVVITCQAVSHAGTKPTEAGAKAAGRAPACPPEGTVLVHRTSGRLPVATIAPNKSDPRQPAVLKIVSKSAAPWRHQPPPPAERLRGPEEDPREEGKAAPVQNALEKLTAAVRSMEELYSFNKREWKRKSDPLPITDSHVLSLIASQERGAGPRPTPSAAAAPPQPPPAEKAEEPSVKGPGSERLPRRPADKVSAKAAAFESLARQRQRGPPPSRAEPPVASRALLTLRGGAGAPAPSKPPSEGGLRGQAAPRSPRLPAGGGDAERGPDCGNYLALPLKELGSPPSPVSGAGGGVRPSPVSAPALCGLQPFGTAKQPGSPAPPSGIPPAEEPPPAASSAAQPPVEGPPAALYRPPLPFAALPGAAPPPLLCFSPSVPAAGTAAEPFSQTQRKMLLDVSTGQYYLVDTPVQQPLKRRLFDPETGQYVEVPVPQQPAVTPVPLPLSPLALSAGAYGAAYMLYPGLLPAATMVHPGALPRPLSHPGSDASAVEPGSPATAEAPFAESPYYVATSGKGPAPAPRRETVETKPVISITAPASGPRIIAPPSFDGTTMRFVVEHR, from the coding sequence ATGGACGCGCCCGGCCAGCCGCCCGCTGGCCCCGAAGCCGGCCCCGAGGACGCGGTGGCGGGACGGGACCCGAGCCCGAAGGCGGCCATcgaggaggagaaggagactACGTACGTGGAGATTCGCGGCTCGCCGCGGAGCCCGGAGGAGAACCGCCAGCCGCCCGAGCTGGCCCCGACTGGCGGCGCGGAAGGAGCGGCCGGTCCGGCAGCGGAAAGCGGAGCCGGCGGGACCGGGGATGTTGGCGGTTCGGCGGGAGGCGAgccgccgggcggggcggcggaGCCAGCATCCTCGGATCCCAAGGGGGATCGTCCGGTTTCCCCGGGCGCGGCGGGATGTGGCGCCGACTCCAGTCCCGGCTCTGAGGACGCGGCAGGGAGCGGGGAGCCGCCGGCGGCGAGGGGCTGCCCGGAGTcgtcctcctcttcctcctgcccttccccgGTGACCAAGGTGGGCGGCTTTCCTGCAATGGGTGACCCGGTGTCGACGGAAGGTAAAACCTCCTCGTCCTCCTTTGGCTACGAAAGCGAGGAGGACGAGGACGCGGGGCGCAAGGCAGCCCCTCCCGGCGCCCCCCCAGGCACCCCTCCCGGCGGCGGCCGCGACGAGGCGCACTATATCAGCACGCAGGAGATCCAGCTGAGCGAGGTAGACCACGACATGGACTTCGATGCGGGGCTGGCCGCCCGCTGGGACTTCGAGGACAACAACGTGATCTACTCCTTCGTGGACTACGCCTCCTTCGGGAGCGACGAGACGGCGAGGGACACACCGACAGAGGAGGAGAATAGCTGCTACCTCAGCACGACCACCAGCGACCCCAACAACCAGACGGACAGCATCGACAACACCAGCAGCACCGAGATCGTCAGCCTTACCTCCGAACACGACACCCCCGCCGGGGACAAGCGCGCCAGCTCGGGGGAAAGCAGGTCCAAGGAGCCCGGCCGGCCCGGCGGGAGCCCGGCCGCCCAGCTTCTCCTATCAATCAAAGCAGCTTCCCGGGCTATAAATGAGTCTAGCAACGTGCACGGAAAGCAAAACACTATTCACGCTGCCAAGCATGAAAGCGACATGAGCCTCCGTGTCTCCGCGGCTCCCGAACGCGATGCGAGTTTTAAAACGGACACGATCCGCgacccccccaaaaaattcATCGCGGTCCCTGCTCGGCTGCAGACCCGATGCGGAGCCTGCAGGGCGGGGGAGCAGTCCAGCGGCGCCTCCAGCGCAGTCAGCGAGCTGGACGATGCCGACAAAGAAGTGCGAAACCTGACGGCCAGGGCTTTCCGCAGCCTGGCGTACCCCTACTTCGACACCTTGCGCCCTGGCTCCCGCGCCTCCTCCGCCTCCCTGCCCGACAATGCCCTGGGCATCAACCGGTGGTCCACGTACCTGGACCTCAAGTGCGGCAGCCTGGCGCCGAAAGCCGAGCCCAGCTTGCTGCGCTCCGGCCGGTCGCAGACCAGAGCCCTCGAATTCGTGGTCAGCAAGCTCGACGGGGAGATCACTCACGTCGAGGCGCcgcggcggctgcgggcgggCTCCCGGGTGGTGACCCTGCTGGACCTCGGCGATGGTCCCCAGGTCAGGCCGCCTCCTGAGCCGCCGGCGGCggagggcggcggggcagggTCCAGCAAGAAGTCCAGGTTCGCCTCCAGCCTCCTCAAAAACATCATCTCCAAGAAGATGCAGCTGGAGCACGAGTTCAAGATGGAGCGGGGCGAGATCACCGACACCTCCTATCGCGGGCTGGGCGCCGGGCGGGAGCCAGAGCCCTCCTGCAGCCGGCAGCGGCAGCGTGAGGGCGGAGTGCAGCGGCAGAATTCCCGGCACTCAGAGGGCGGCTCGGACAGCACAGCGGCGACGGCGGAGGAGGCGGGGGAGGGTGGCGGTGGCCGGTCGCCGGCCTCCAAGGCATCGACGCCCCGCGAGAGAACCCGCAGCCTGGACCGAGCGCTGTCGGAGGAACTGTGCGAGGTGAAGCGCAGCGCCTCAGATGCCATCAAGGCCACCTTCCTCCGCAGCCAGAACAGCgccttcaggtcctggaaggaGCGGGAGGcggagaggaaggaggagagggcGCCCGTCGGCAAGCTGAAGCTCTCCCCCCGACACGACTGGCGGGCCGACCTGGGCGAGATCTCCACTGGCAACTCCACCAAGATGTCCCGTCTGTTCGTCCCCGCCATCCAGCGCACACCCCAGGAGAAGGAGCCCGGCAAGCGGGCGACCAAGTGCTCcaccgcctcctcctcctcctcgccccCAGCCGTCAAACCCAAGGCCCCCGAGATCAAGAtcagcctgggcagcctgcagcagccccgCGATGCCGCCTTCAGCATCGCCCAGCTGCTGACGCCGCAGATCGCGGGCAGGCCGTCGGAGGAGGGCAGGAGCCACCAGCCCAAAATGCACAAGGCCGGCGACGGCCACGACAAGGTGCCGCAGTTCCTGGTGCGCGACGTGAGAGACAGCAAGCACAGAGCCCAGGGGCCCCTCCACCAGGTGCGGGACGTGCGGAAGCTCATCAAAAGCTCCTACAACTGCGACTCGGGGGATAACAGCAGTGACAAGGGCAGCGCTGGCTCCGACCAGGAGCAGAAACCCCGGCAGCAGCTGGTCATCGCAGGCGTCCCCAGGTCGCTCTCCCCCGTGGTGATCACCTGCCAGGCGGTCAGCCACGCCGGCACCAAGCCCACGGAGGCGGGGGCCAAGGCGGCGGGCAGGGCGCCGGCCTGTCCCCCGGAGGGCACCGTCTTGGTGCACCGCACCTCGGGAAGGCTGCCGGTGGCCACCATCGCCCCCAACAAGAGCGACCCGCGCCAACCGGCCGTACTGAAGATAGTCTCCAAATCCGCCGCGCCCTGGCGGCAccagccgccgccgcccgctGAGAGGCTTCGGGGGCCGGAGGAGGACCCCCGGGAGGAGGGCAAGGCGGCGCCGGTGCAAAACGCGCTGGAGAAGCTGACGGCAGCGGTCCGGAGCATGGAGGAGCTGTACAGTTTCAACAAGCGTGAGTGGAAGCGCAAGAGCGACCCGCTGCCCATCACCGACAGCCACGTCCTCTCCCTCATCGCCAGCCAGGAGCGAGGCGCCGGGCCCCGGCCGaccccctctgctgctgccgCCCCGCCCCAGCCACCGCCCGCGGAAAAGGCGGAGGAGCCGTCCGTCAAGGGGCCGGGCAGCGAGCGGCTGCCCCGCCGGCCCGCCGACAAGGTCTCGGCCAAGGCGGCCGCCTTCGAGAGCCTGGCCCGGCAGCGGCAGCGGGGCCCACCGCCCTCCCGCGCCGAGCCCCCCGTCGCCTCCCGCGCACTCCTCACCCTCCGCGGAGGAGCCGGAGCCCCCGCGCCGAGCAAGCCCCCTTCCGAGGGCGGCCTGCGGGGCCAGGCGGCGCCGCGCTCCCCCCGGCTTCCAGCGGGCGGCGGCGATGCGGAGCGCGGCCCGGACTGCGGGAACTACCTAGCCCTGCCACTGAAGGAGCTCGGCTCTCCGCCCTCCCCGGTGTCGGGGGCGGGTGGCGGCGTCCGTCCCAGTCCGGTGTCGGCGCCGGCGCTGTGCGGTTTGCAGCCCTTCGGCACTGCCAAACAACCCGGCAGCCCCGCACCCCCGTCCGGAATCCCGCCCGCCGAAGAgccccctcccgccgcctcctccgCCGCCCAGCCGCCCGTCGAGGGGCCGCCGGCCGCCCTCTACCGCCCGCCGCTTCCCTTCGCCGCCCTGCCCggcgccgcgccgccgccgctgctcTGCTTCTCGCCCTCCGTGCCTGCCGCGGGGACAGCGGCCGAGCCCTTTTCCCAGACGCAGCGCAAGATGCTGCTGGACGTGAGCACCGGGCAGTACTACCTGGTGGACACGCCGGTGCAGCAGCCCCTCAAGCGGCGCCTCTTCGACCCCGAGACTGGGCAGTACGTAGAGGTGCCGGTGCCCCAGCAGCCGGCCGTCACCCCCGTCCCCCTGCCCCTCTCGCCCCTGGCCCTCAGCGCCGGGGCCTATGGTGCCGCATACATGCTCTACCCCGGCCTCCTGCCCGCTGCCACCATGGTGCACCCCGGTGCCCTGCCGCGCCCGCTGTCCCACCCGGGCAGCGATGCCAGCGCGGTGGAGCCCGGCAGCCCGGCAACGGCAGAAGCGCCTTTTGCCGAGAGCCCCTACTACGTGGCTACAAGCGGCAAgggcccagcaccagcaccacgGCGTGAGACAGTCGAGACCAAACCGGTCATCAGCATCACAGCGCCTGCCAGCGGCCCGCGGATCATCGCGCCGCCTTCCTTCGATGGCACCACCATGCGCTTCGTGGTGGAGCACCGATGA